The Cyprinus carpio isolate SPL01 chromosome A10, ASM1834038v1, whole genome shotgun sequence nucleotide sequence CCACTTCCACAACACTGTCTGGAGCAGCCATAGGAGACAGACGTATGAAGGATGAGTTAGATGGTTTGGTGACAACAGGGGCATTATCATTCTCATCGAGGACATTGATGGTCACTCCAACGTAGGATGACCTTGGTGGATCCCCTCCATCTACAGCTTTCAAGCGGAATGTGTaactgctctctttctctctgtcaaaTGAGATACTGGACAGAATAGTGCCAGTCCCATTTTGGATCACAAATTTGCCCACATCCGGTTCCACAGAAAGTTGCACTTGAGCATTCTCACCCTCGTCCATGTCCTGTACTGTTACCATGCCAACAGGGTTAAGGGCTGGCATGTTCTCCAAGACTGAGAAGCTGTATCCACTCAGCATGAACTTGGGATCATTGTCATTCCGATCAAGTACTTTGATTACAACTGTGGCAGTACCCCTGTGACTGGGAACCCCTTTATCTGCTGCAGTAACACGGAACTCGTAGCGCTCCTTGTGCTCACGATCAAGAGGGCTCCGAGCACGTACTTCACCTGAGCTAGGGTCAATCTCAAAAAGTCCCCTTGTTGAAGAGTCCGCAATAATGCTGTAGACCAGCTCTGCATTAGTGCCACTGTCTGCATCTGAGGCGACTACATCTACCACCTTTTCTCCTGGCTGGTTCTCCTCGGCAAACTCCACTTCAAACAGAGTCGGTGAGAAAATGGGGGAATTGTCATTTGTGTCAGTCACTTGGACTTTTAGCGAGTTAGTGCTGGACAGAGCTGGATTGCCTGAATCCACTGCCACTATCTCCACCCGGTAGTCCCTAACCCTTTCATAGTCCAGAGGTGTTGTCGTCTGGAGAAAATACTTCCTTTTGTTGTCAACTGATGAATCACTGGCTGGCCGAAGCTGGAAAGGAACATCACCAGCAACCACACATGTCACCACAGCATTCTCTCCCTCATCCTTGTCTGAAACCTGGACCAATGCCACTGCAGTGCCTACAGGCATATCCTCTGAAATGTTTGCTACTCCATCACTATGGGTGACAAGCCCAATGCCTCGGATTTCCACTGCTGGTGCATTGTCATTGTGGTCAGTTACATCAATAGAAACATATGTTTTAGAACTTTTGGGTGAGGGGCCTTTGTCTCGTGCAACGACGTAAAACTTCAAATTGTTGATCTCCTCACGATCCAATGGGCCTTTGACATATATGATGCCTGATGAGCGGTCTATCCGGAGAAGTTTTGGCACAGGATCAATGGCCTGATGTAATGTGTATTCAATCTCACCATTAGGACCCAAGTCTGAATCATTAGCCTTCACCTACAATAGAAAACATAGTTACCGAAACTTTGAAAATATAGttatttcactgaaataaatgtaaatgaaaagtaataaaaaacagctaaatggattttacatatactcAAGACAATGTACAAAAAACGCTGTAGGACAAGACTgcaaaaacattcattaacaCTCACTGGGCATTAAATATTGGGTTTTTAAACAGTGAATCTATTTATAACACAAAACTGGGAACAGGGTCAAAGCATTGCATAATAGGATTTCTGGGGCACAGGCTATCTATAAAGAGTGGGGTTTCTTAAAAGAAACTTAACAGACTACTCAGATCATCTCAATAATTTAATCTTTCAATTTCAACTAATAGTTATAGTGATTTACTTATTTAACCAAATgagcatgtattttatttaaccaaattaatgtgtattttttttttttttacttaatcttTAACTGGATGAACGTGTGTGATGATCAAACTGGATTATTCTATAATTAAGGAAAATGAATCTGGTAAGTCAGGTCCTGCTCCACTGATGTAAGGCATCAAAGTAAAGAACAGACAGCTGGGAGGTTGGAAAAGCAGTgctcattaaaattttaaactccAACGTGATGCAACAGGCAATTTATCTAGCTTTGTTCAGATATAAAGGTTGGCTTAGCATGTTTGCGATTTTACCTGTAACACAGAGTGTCCAACTGGGCTGTTCTCTGCAACCTCTGCTTCATAGGAGGATTTTTCAAATTGGGGTGCATTGTCATTGGCATCAGCAATGACAACCCTCAGCAAGGCACTGCTGTAGCGAGGTGGATTGCCTCCATCCACAGCTTTGATGGTGAGATCGTAGGAGTCTTTCCGTTCTCGATCAAGGCTTCCCAACACAATGAGTTGAGGTAATTTTTCACCTCTGTCCTCTGCAACTTGCAGACCAAAGAGTGCTACAGCCTCTGGTCCTGCTGTTAAGGTGTAGTCGGCTACTCCATTTCTCACTGTATCTTTGTCAGTGGCCAGTGGAATTGAGAAGAGCGCCCCCACGTGGGTGTTCTCTGGAACTGAGAGGGTTAGGACAGGTGAGGGGAACTGTGGTGTGTTATCATTGATATCCTGCACTTCGATCCTTCCCTCTATCAGCCGTGGACTCTGATTCTGAATAAGGTCTGTGACGGACACCTCAAACTCCAGAAAGCAGGGCTTGCCTTTATTACGACAATCCTTCAGTGTCTCTCTGTCTATGGGGATCTCAGTTGTAAAGATATCTCCAGTTTTGCCATCCACCCGCAGATAGGGAGCGCCCACCTCCAGTTTGTACAGGTGTCCAGTGTCTGGTAGGCCCTGGTCAGCTGCCAGACTGCCAATCAGTGTGCTTGGAGGTTGTTCCTCATGCACACGGTATAGAATGCCACCCACCGCACCACTCAGCAAGTCCAGTATCAGTCCCCACAGCAGAAACAACACCACAGGGAGATCCATGGGCCCTTGGAGAGGTAACACCTCAGTCTGCAAAACAGTATGAAAAACATGTTAAATCGTAAACAAGTGTGTCATGTGGTACTCTTTTAAACAAACATAGAAAAAcaaatttccttttttcttctaATTTACTTTACCAGTGAGGGACTAGCCGAGGGTGAAACAGAATGCACACAGCACACACTGTTTTGCACACACTACACATTGTGAGCACTAAATCCAAGGCTAAGAGTTGTAAAAGCTCTCCGGAAAATGCCTCTTCCCCCGACACCACTAAAAGCCTCCTCTCTCATTATCTTACATTATTTATCATCCTCATTTTTGAGCAGACAATTAATTGAGTATGTAAAGAAAGGCAATAAAGACCTACTGTACAAATGTCGTTCAAAAAAGGTGTTTGAAACCATGGTAATGTTTTCAACTTCAGCCAATGCTTTAGTAGCTTAATTGCTACAACAATGCTTAATTTCTTAAATCTGGAAGTTACATCATCCTTATTAATACCACACaggaaaatgttcatttttaaacctttttttttttttttttaagatgctttTGAAAATTAATGATTTAGAACTCGCAATAAGACACTTCTTAATGGGCTTTTTAATAAGAAGGTATGGGTTACTGTTAGGCTCGAAACAACAGCTCAGCAAGCTTTGTACTATTTACAACATAAATTAAACCATCTTACATGCCGTTTATAATACACTTTCCTCAACATATGCTTAATCCAATGCATATTCACAGCCAGTGATGGGGCTATTATTTTGGATGACTTCCCTTTAATGAAGGTTACACTCATTTGATTGGCCCATAACGTAAAATAGGCAGTTTCTCAATGCAAAGTGCTGATGAGACAAAAGGTACGAAGAAGACTGCTAACACAGCAAAGGAACCATTCAGCATCACAGAATGTAAGCTGAAAGATTCCCCTCAGTGAAACATTGGTATATTAAGACGCTGCACTCCCAGATCCCAGAGCACCTGAAGGCCAGCCCTTATCTCAAAATACAGATTTACTCAAGACAGAGGAGAAATATCTGTCCTATCAAGGCTTAGAAGTTTCAGGCTAATTTACACACTGTAATGCTCATGTTTGATTTTCAACCTGCTATGCCTCCTCGTTAATTACTATCCTCTATTTTAGCATCTGCTTTGATCTGTATTCCCCTGGATCCAGGTTTCTCTTCTTTTTAAGCACCATatagttttacagtttaattattttctgagTAAGATGATGCTGTGCCTTTAAAAGACAGTAGACAGTTTATTGATCTGGGACACTTGATGCTATGGTCTTTGAAGTCCCTGTATGTTTATATGCAAAACATCCATGTAACATCTAGTATGGAGCACAAGTCAAACCAGAATCAATACATGCTTTGCAAGCGGCCATGATACAAAGGAAAGTAAATAAGTGTTATACAAAATAGCTAAACACAAGAATGCATAGAAATCCAATAAGAAATACAATTCCTTCGTATCTGTTAAGATTGGGAGTGCAGCGTATTGATGCACTAATTGCCCAGGTATTGATGTGTCCTCTTTCTGCATTTGTAGGGCAGCCTCCTGTCGATTTAGCTGTGCTGATAGTGTATAGGGTAAAAACATGATTAGGGGCTGTGGCATAAAGCACAACCTCTGAAGGCTCAGGCAATAACTTGCGCTCACGGCAGTGGGTGGTAATGCAGTGAGCAACCACACAAGTAATGCAGTGAGACTGGAACACTGGATCTACTGCTACAGATATGTGAAAATACTCCTAACAGTGATGATATGTTGGCTCATGCATTATGTCTTAGTGGAGAAAATGCAATTTTGTGGCGTTTtggtgcattatatatatatatatatatatatatatatatatatatatatatatatatatatatatatatatatatatatatatatatatatatattgttctttgctCTTCGCTCTATTAAGGGCTTTAAGTATGCTGCTCCAAGTAACTTACTAGTGAATGTAatgatttgtggaaaaaaaaaattccagccaATAAAACTGCTTGCAACTGAGGAACCTTCAAGCCAGTTCTACTGTATAACCACTCAATTCAAACTGAATAGAAATTCACTGACACTGCACTGCCCtacaaagacaaaagcacaatAACTACACATTTTGTCAAAAGTGGGTTATGACCGAAATTGGGTCTCTTAGTCTATGATCTGTCCTCTGACAGACAGGTCTAGGTGAACTATCCTCAGATTCAGAGAAAACAGAgtataaaaatcaatcaaaaaaccATGAAGCTCTTTTTCCTCAGTTCCAGCCTTGACGGTTATTGCATTTTGCCTTTGTTGGGGTGGTTCACAGGGAAGTGAAAACATTTTGCTGAAGAAATGTGCAAGGGGGAGGTTCATTTGAGTGCTTTTTCATGCCATATTTGACAGGCTGTAGaagccattttcattttttaactccCTCAGCAGCCACAATAAATTGACAGAGATTCATACATGGATTCTAgcaaatcacaataataatattaaaaattattaaaacacggAAACATGCTTTACATAAGAGACTCTTCAAACACCACAAGAGCATAAGCACTTCATCTCATCCTGATAAGGGTCTATAAACACTCAACAAACTATTTAAGTGCTCTTGATTTTAGCTATTTAGAGTGCCTCATGAACAAAAGGTTATTATAATAGCTCTGAACTCAAATGTAAGCGTCGAAAAATATGTTGATGAAAACATTAACTATAGGGTCTGTTTCAAAGACATCAGCTGGTTTCATGCTGTGGAGAGGCAAAGAGCAGAACATATGTTCACTATGTATTACTTCCCTAGTGAATGCTGGTAAACACCTAGACAATCTAAACGAACCAGCCTCATTCAGCCAATGTATCAGTCTCACACAGTGCTGAGAATATTCAGAGGTCTGTTGAAAATCCAGCACAAGCACTTTCAGACAGAACCCTCAGTTGTACATTTCAAGCCTTGCTCTATATACTTCACAAGACGCCTGCAACAATTTCAGAAATTAACATGCAGGAAAGCCACCCTAAACAagttctgaagtcatttttactcTGCTCTTGAGACTGATAGTTCATGCAGACATTTTATTTTCCCTGAAGTATTGTGACCTTTTATATTTCTGCAGTGCTGTAAATCATCTGTTATCGCATTCATTCAGGTTCAACAGGTTTAGCATTTCAGCTCAGTCCAATTAAATCAGTTACCCATCTTATTAGCCATACGTTTCCCTATGGACAAATGCTGGATCATTTAACAGTCAAATGAATTCAGTAATGGCTGTTAAAGACCATGCACTATTTTTATCCTTTGCATAAGCTCATTAGGAATGCTataatttcttttattgttagtgcattattagtttgcttttctttatcttgtctttttttttattgatagctatatgaatgtatgtagcaataataataattatcatcatcatcatcatcatcatcatcgtcatctcACTGGGGGTTTTTCTTggattttattgatatatttatttatttattgtaaacccCACTTTGTAGACGCACACTATCCTTTCCTTTGAGCTCAGACAGGGTTGTGGGTGGAGATGGTGGATGGGGGAATCCTGTAATCAGTCTTACAGGGATTTGACCAAACATTGATCCTGCTGTTGACCCAGCCAGCCCAGGTGGGCGCTCCACTGCGATTTCCTTTTTATCTGCAGCCCTGTGGAATAAAATCCAACCTAGCGCTGCATGATGGCGAGTTACTAACGATAGTGATGTTACACATGACATGCAGTTGCGCACGGCAAACAGCACATTCAACTGGTCGTTCGTCAACTATCTTCATCGCAGCTGGATCAGTACGAATTGATGTTCGGTACCTTAAAATACGCAGCAAAAGATCCGCAAAACGTTTACTGCACTAATAAATAAGAATCGTGAATTCGTGTCACATTAAATAGCTACTAGTGGCAACAAACAAGTGGTTATTTGTATGTAAACCTAAACAGCCCGATTGATTCTGCGGCACATAAACCCCCATCTAAATGCGGTCAGAATCTCGAAATAATAAGGGCTGCCACACAAATCACTGACATCGATGGGTAATCTTTCAAAATCACTATAGTTTCTGCAGTGGCATACCGCGAATCGACGATTTAAATATGACCCATCAACATAACCAGCATTCCCCTCAGCTTTATTCATTTTCCGATGGCGTCAATAAAGTTCATTGCCTACCTTCGTCGATTACTTTTTCCGAGGCTTCTTGTCTGAGGATCAACTAGCTGATGTTCCCTTCGTGGTTACACGGACCCCTAAACACCTGCTTTAAAGAATCCAGACATCAAGAAAACATAACATCCTCTCGTTGGAAACCAATCCATAAGTGGACGCGTTATTTTTCCACGCCATTCCCACGACTCCGCGTCAGTTTGATAACGTCGGCACTCATTTAAGTGTTACAGGATTAGAAATTACGGCTGATGATAGGTCTTTTCTGTTGTTTCTCAACACAGGAACAGTTCTAATACAAGCAACTCCCCCCCGTTTCAATCCATAAATCCTCAAACAGTAATTTTAGGAGAGTAAAGGTTCTCACAAATTTCGACTGCACCTCGTTATTCGTTAcggaaataatgtaaaaatgtaacagtACATGGCAGAACGTATGGAATCGGGTTTTCTCCCTTCGCTTTCCTCAGAAGTAGACTATCAATTCAGTTTTGGCACAGGGATCTTCTTCGCACAGGGTTAATCCTGCATTTCTATGCAtgcgagagagtgagtgagtgtagaGATTTCTCAGCACCGCGCGCTGTCCCCCCTTTGGAAGCGCGCACAGGCGGACGCGCAGACCGACAGGAGGTGGGGCTCTTGTGCGCCACAGGCTGTTTGATGAAAAGGGCACAATTAGGTTAGGAAAATAATTGTTAATAGCCTAATATATGTGGCTCATATCATTTTAAATGCGTTTTACTGCTTTCCTATTAGcaagacagatttgtgaacaaatcaggtCAGACCTCTTCAATGAATTGTTTAAACCAGTTCACACAACCAGAATTTGACTGAATCGGTTCACGAGTCATTTAACtttattgtgtttaaaacaaCACCACCGTTTTCGGACCGAGAAATGTGGACTGATAGTAACACCCTTCGGACTGAACTGAGGATTTGACTGATGGACCTTAAAGCGAATTACTTAAATAGGCAAAAATCAGAATGTTAATACACAAACGAGAATGCTGCAAGTTGCTATTTTATTGAGTCGAGCTGGCTATAGGAACTGGACTGGTAGACATCTAATTAATAGTAAAAATgcctataaataaaaatgtaatcaaaaacaGGGACCACGTGATggccttattaaaaaaataatcgcTTTTGAACCTTAAAGTTGTTAGTTTTAA carries:
- the LOC122146417 gene encoding protocadherin-1-like, with product MDLPVVLFLLWGLILDLLSGAVGGILYRVHEEQPPSTLIGSLAADQGLPDTGHLYKLEVGAPYLRVDGKTGDIFTTEIPIDRETLKDCRNKGKPCFLEFEVSVTDLIQNQSPRLIEGRIEVQDINDNTPQFPSPVLTLSVPENTHVGALFSIPLATDKDTVRNGVADYTLTAGPEAVALFGLQVAEDRGEKLPQLIVLGSLDRERKDSYDLTIKAVDGGNPPRYSSALLRVVIADANDNAPQFEKSSYEAEVAENSPVGHSVLQVKANDSDLGPNGEIEYTLHQAIDPVPKLLRIDRSSGIIYVKGPLDREEINNLKFYVVARDKGPSPKSSKTYVSIDVTDHNDNAPAVEIRGIGLVTHSDGVANISEDMPVGTAVALVQVSDKDEGENAVVTCVVAGDVPFQLRPASDSSVDNKRKYFLQTTTPLDYERVRDYRVEIVAVDSGNPALSSTNSLKVQVTDTNDNSPIFSPTLFEVEFAEENQPGEKVVDVVASDADSGTNAELVYSIIADSSTRGLFEIDPSSGEVRARSPLDREHKERYEFRVTAADKGVPSHRGTATVVIKVLDRNDNDPKFMLSGYSFSVLENMPALNPVGMVTVQDMDEGENAQVQLSVEPDVGKFVIQNGTGTILSSISFDREKESSYTFRLKAVDGGDPPRSSYVGVTINVLDENDNAPVVTKPSNSSFIRLSPMAAPDSVVEVVEAEDIDSGSNAELVYSIGGGNPHDLFYISPSNGEIILTKELTRKHSGLHRLVVKVSDRGKPSRHAIALVHIYVNETIANVSHVEALVGHSLYTPLDMDIAGDPDYGLAAQRSNIVYGSLAGVAGVVTVIVVVVFIRHRLQREAKSGYQAGKKETKDLYAPKQGPKSGKGRKGKKGKPPKSPKPLGEDEEVSLQKSLKFNLDGVNDSPRIHLPLTYPPGSPDLGRHYRSNSPLPSIQLQAQSPSASQKHQAVQELPAANTFVGTGGDDNSTGSDQYSDYSYKTTQPKYSTKTLPHRRVTFSTANPVQDQQDSSQQSYYDSGLEESETPSSKSSSGPRIGPLALPEDHYERTTPDGSIGEMEHPETDIRSLPDVAMTGNCSQECSELGHSDACWMPGQPSPVRKTRNPPKLSTFVPYQERGSLGRLANGSLRLGGEENRPRLPPSRSAYSSSDHTPSDHAPLEEVPLSVTSEFPPTSPPSNHTSKREIYL